In Pseudodesulfovibrio hydrargyri, a single window of DNA contains:
- a CDS encoding 4Fe-4S dicluster domain-containing protein — MSKSFLIDTSRCTACRGCQLACKEWHGLPANKTLQWGSHQNPPDLNPNNYKLVRFHDYMDETGTIRWNFFPDQCRHCEVPPCKEVGDVYIDNAIIKDEKTGAVLYTEKTMQFTPEQAEEVREACPYNIPRRNDQTGLMSKCTMCFGRITNGLPPSCVRACPTGTMNFGEREDMLKLAEERLALLKKKWPKASLGDPEDVSVIYLMTDTPDTYHEYAVAEAKPTSPMTKKQLFAKLASPIKAMKA, encoded by the coding sequence ATGTCCAAATCCTTCCTGATAGACACATCCCGCTGCACCGCGTGCCGCGGCTGCCAACTGGCCTGCAAGGAATGGCACGGGCTTCCCGCCAACAAGACCCTGCAATGGGGAAGCCACCAGAATCCGCCGGACCTGAATCCCAACAACTATAAACTGGTCCGCTTCCACGACTACATGGACGAGACCGGCACCATCCGCTGGAACTTCTTCCCGGACCAGTGCCGTCACTGCGAGGTCCCGCCGTGCAAGGAAGTGGGCGACGTGTACATCGACAACGCCATCATCAAGGATGAAAAGACCGGCGCGGTACTGTACACCGAGAAGACCATGCAGTTCACCCCGGAGCAGGCCGAAGAGGTGCGCGAAGCCTGCCCGTACAACATCCCCCGGCGCAACGACCAGACCGGCCTTATGTCCAAGTGTACCATGTGCTTCGGCCGCATCACCAACGGTCTCCCCCCGTCCTGTGTGCGTGCCTGTCCCACCGGCACCATGAACTTCGGCGAAAGGGAAGACATGCTCAAGCTGGCCGAGGAGCGGCTCGCGCTCCTGAAGAAGAAATGGCCCAAGGCGTCGCTGGGCGATCCCGAGGACGTCAGCGTCATCTACCTGATGACCGACACGCCCGACACCTACCACGAGTACGCGGTGGCCGAGGCCAAGCCGACCTCCCCCATGACCAAGAAGCAGTTGTTCGCCAAACTGGCGAGCCCGATCAAGGCGATGAAGGCCTAA
- a CDS encoding formate dehydrogenase accessory sulfurtransferase FdhD, whose product MPSTQLSLNIPPLPSREPASCPNAPVQAPELVRGAALEHYCAGAMQGRTAMVVVEEPLRITVPGREDIILPRTPGDDEHLIAGHLFTLGLIRSHADILDMTFRGNAPAQAVVRLRQTPPRRAPGPLSGGPRIDPEQIFRLRDGFEQRQRLYHSTRATHAAALFKAGGELLAYGEDVSRHCAFDKAVGAALKGRLLTEVDIAMLTSRLASELAAKAAAARIPVLCGFSAATSSGMELAERSGITLIGRMGGDGFTVYANGWRIRS is encoded by the coding sequence ATGCCCTCCACACAACTCTCCCTGAACATTCCCCCCCTGCCCTCCCGTGAGCCGGCCTCCTGTCCCAACGCCCCGGTTCAGGCTCCGGAACTGGTGCGCGGGGCCGCCCTGGAGCATTATTGCGCGGGGGCCATGCAGGGCCGCACGGCCATGGTCGTGGTGGAGGAACCGTTGCGCATCACCGTGCCGGGCCGCGAGGACATCATCCTGCCGCGCACTCCGGGCGACGACGAACACCTGATCGCCGGGCATCTCTTCACCCTGGGACTCATCCGCAGCCATGCCGACATCCTCGACATGACCTTTCGCGGCAACGCCCCGGCCCAGGCAGTGGTCAGGCTCAGGCAGACGCCTCCCCGGCGCGCGCCCGGCCCGTTGTCCGGCGGACCGCGCATCGATCCCGAACAAATCTTCCGGCTGCGCGACGGGTTCGAGCAACGCCAGCGGCTCTACCACAGCACCCGGGCCACTCATGCGGCCGCCCTGTTCAAGGCGGGCGGCGAACTGCTGGCCTACGGCGAGGACGTCAGCCGCCACTGTGCCTTTGACAAGGCTGTGGGCGCGGCCCTGAAAGGCCGCCTCCTGACCGAGGTGGACATCGCCATGCTGACCTCACGCCTGGCTTCGGAGTTGGCGGCCAAGGCTGCCGCGGCCCGCATTCCGGTCCTGTGCGGATTTTCCGCCGCCACCAGTTCGGGCATGGAGTTGGCCGAAAGAAGCGGCATCACCCTCATCGGACGCATGGGCGGGGATGGGTTCACCGTCTACGCCAACGGCTGGCGAATCCGTTCCTGA
- a CDS encoding bacteriohemerythrin, which translates to MSLRVKLYSAIGLLLAVGLAMFVATLVITAAQDKDGLVINLAGRQRMLSQKMAKEALLYLEERRAGRDGAGMGKQVETTSRLFRDTLAALTDSGPAPISTDPDGEKRDLPAPSGPVREQLLKVQKLWEPYSSALDGILERQALESDFNKQSLAVLVNMNQAVTMMQAESENRVRVLLLSQIIGIVIMLLTTLISFLAIQRKLILPLREFNATMDTICKGDLTGVCLNDQKDEIGMVARALAAMESRLKDVVSQAKDSTVTMAHRSSELNGMAATLAENATRQAGSVSEIASLMEGMRSNIATTADNSRKTHKLATKAAEDARQSGESVGTALEAITTIAGKITVIEEIARQTNLLALNAAIEAARAGNHGKGFAVVASEVRKLAERSGAAAKEISELSAGTVDISNQAGELLKLLVPDIEQTAAMIEEINASSSEQHRDTEMVGRAVRDLDSGIQDTARMARELSDTTEDLSGEASGLRQELRFFRTGSDNKGTVPPRVVKPNREYLPPAAPVSRPVVRPAPRPAVAPAAKPAQPLRPSPADIKQTKPLIVWDDSIATGIEIIDDQHKELIALINRLNSAMQQGQGKAVLGEILEEVGRYATYHFGQEEALFDKYGYPEVEDHKAVHRDLLGQANSFIERFQSGQTGMSHDLFFFLKDWLVDHIKGVDYRYIPFLKEAMENDR; encoded by the coding sequence ATGAGTCTGCGAGTGAAGCTGTATTCGGCCATCGGATTGTTGCTGGCCGTGGGGCTGGCCATGTTCGTGGCCACGTTGGTCATAACCGCCGCCCAAGACAAGGATGGGCTGGTCATCAACCTGGCGGGCCGCCAGCGGATGCTCAGCCAGAAAATGGCCAAGGAAGCCCTGCTCTATCTCGAGGAGCGTCGCGCCGGCAGGGACGGCGCCGGTATGGGCAAGCAGGTGGAAACCACCTCGCGGCTGTTCCGCGACACCCTGGCCGCCCTGACCGATTCCGGCCCGGCCCCGATCTCGACCGACCCGGACGGCGAGAAGCGCGACCTTCCCGCTCCCTCCGGCCCGGTCAGGGAGCAACTGCTCAAAGTTCAGAAGCTGTGGGAGCCCTACAGCTCCGCCCTCGACGGCATCCTGGAGCGTCAGGCCCTGGAGAGCGACTTCAACAAGCAGAGCCTGGCCGTGCTGGTCAACATGAACCAGGCCGTGACCATGATGCAGGCGGAGTCCGAAAACCGCGTGCGCGTCCTGCTCCTCTCACAGATCATCGGCATCGTCATCATGCTCCTGACCACGCTGATCAGCTTCCTGGCCATCCAACGCAAACTCATCCTGCCGCTGCGCGAATTCAATGCGACCATGGATACCATCTGCAAGGGCGACCTGACCGGGGTCTGCCTCAATGACCAGAAGGACGAAATCGGCATGGTGGCACGTGCCCTGGCCGCCATGGAAAGCCGCCTCAAGGATGTGGTCAGCCAGGCCAAGGATTCCACTGTGACCATGGCCCATCGGAGTTCCGAACTGAACGGCATGGCCGCCACCCTGGCCGAAAACGCCACGCGGCAGGCGGGATCCGTCAGCGAGATCGCCTCGCTGATGGAAGGCATGCGTTCCAACATCGCCACCACGGCCGACAACTCCAGGAAAACCCACAAACTGGCCACCAAGGCGGCCGAGGACGCCCGCCAGAGCGGCGAGTCCGTGGGCACGGCCCTGGAGGCCATCACCACCATCGCGGGCAAGATCACGGTCATCGAGGAGATAGCCCGGCAGACCAACCTCCTTGCCCTGAACGCGGCCATCGAGGCGGCGCGCGCCGGAAACCACGGCAAGGGGTTCGCCGTGGTCGCCTCCGAAGTGCGCAAACTGGCGGAACGGTCCGGCGCGGCGGCCAAGGAGATCAGCGAACTCTCGGCCGGCACCGTGGACATATCCAACCAGGCGGGCGAGCTGCTCAAGCTGCTGGTGCCCGACATAGAGCAGACCGCAGCCATGATCGAGGAGATCAACGCCTCCAGTTCCGAGCAGCACCGCGACACCGAGATGGTAGGCAGAGCCGTCCGGGACCTGGATTCGGGCATCCAGGACACCGCGCGCATGGCCCGCGAACTGTCCGACACCACCGAGGATCTGTCCGGAGAGGCGTCCGGCCTCCGCCAGGAACTGCGGTTCTTCCGGACCGGAAGCGACAACAAGGGCACGGTGCCGCCCCGCGTGGTCAAACCGAACAGGGAATACCTGCCTCCGGCCGCACCGGTTTCCAGACCGGTCGTGCGCCCCGCGCCCAGACCGGCCGTCGCGCCCGCCGCCAAACCGGCCCAGCCGTTGCGCCCCTCCCCGGCGGATATCAAGCAGACCAAGCCGCTCATCGTCTGGGACGATTCCATCGCCACGGGCATTGAGATCATCGACGACCAGCACAAGGAGCTGATAGCCCTGATCAACCGGCTCAACAGCGCCATGCAGCAGGGACAAGGCAAGGCAGTGCTCGGCGAGATTCTGGAGGAAGTGGGCCGCTACGCAACCTACCATTTCGGCCAGGAGGAAGCCCTGTTCGACAAATACGGCTATCCCGAGGTCGAGGACCACAAGGCCGTGCACCGGGATCTGCTGGGCCAGGCCAACTCTTTCATCGAGCGATTCCAATCGGGACAAACCGGCATGAGCCACGACCTGTTCTTCTTCCTCAAGGATTGGCTGGTCGACCATATCAAGGGCGTGGATTACCGCTACATCCCCTTCTTGAAGGAAGCGATGGAAAACGACAGGTAG
- a CDS encoding MBL fold metallo-hydrolase, whose translation MYFKQITTPGLGCFSYVIGCPAAGEMVVVDPKRDVQDYLDISREEGMRIVHVIDTHVHADHVSGAQELKSQTGCDIMVYETSPVDYAFTPLVEGQQLTVGNAKLEVLFTPGHTPDALSLLVTDTTRGDEPWMLLTGDVLFVGDIGRPDLVGGAKLDEQVQNLWNSLYVKFAKFPDSLEVFPAHGAGSLCGRGMSSKPSSTLGFERRHNPMLGFDKFEDFHRAMSQNFPARPKSFSHIISTNASGAPLLERCPLDLAMNPYKFEERMQDGAVVIDVRDAAAYAGYHIPGSLNIGFEPSLANWVGMTVEPDADILLVVDTRDDYERMRVELHRIGYDNILGYLSGGIQAWVYSGRAVDSLAIDSAQVLQNIQDEGKEISLIDVRTPVEWEGGRIPGAKHIPLVDILDGKFDLDENAHHLIYCAAGYRANIAASYLQKHGYWDVRSLAGGYLAWSRAGFKTEK comes from the coding sequence ATGTACTTCAAACAGATCACCACCCCCGGACTCGGTTGCTTCTCGTACGTCATCGGCTGCCCAGCCGCCGGTGAGATGGTCGTTGTGGACCCCAAGCGGGACGTGCAGGACTACCTGGACATCTCCCGCGAGGAGGGCATGAGGATCGTCCACGTCATCGATACCCACGTGCACGCGGACCACGTGTCCGGCGCGCAGGAACTGAAGTCCCAGACCGGCTGCGACATCATGGTCTACGAGACCTCGCCCGTGGACTACGCATTCACCCCGCTGGTGGAGGGCCAGCAGCTGACCGTGGGCAACGCCAAGCTCGAGGTGCTGTTCACCCCGGGGCACACCCCGGACGCCCTGTCCCTGCTGGTCACGGACACCACACGCGGCGACGAGCCGTGGATGCTGCTGACCGGCGACGTGCTCTTTGTCGGCGACATCGGGCGGCCCGACCTGGTCGGCGGAGCCAAGCTCGACGAACAGGTCCAAAACCTGTGGAACTCCCTGTACGTGAAGTTCGCCAAGTTCCCCGACAGCCTGGAGGTCTTCCCGGCCCACGGCGCGGGCTCCCTGTGCGGGCGCGGCATGTCCTCCAAGCCGAGCTCCACCCTGGGCTTCGAACGCCGCCACAACCCCATGCTTGGCTTCGACAAATTCGAGGACTTCCACCGGGCCATGAGCCAGAATTTCCCGGCCCGGCCCAAGTCCTTCAGCCACATCATATCCACCAACGCCTCGGGCGCGCCCCTGCTCGAGCGCTGCCCCCTGGACCTGGCCATGAACCCGTACAAGTTCGAGGAGAGGATGCAGGACGGCGCGGTGGTCATCGACGTGCGCGACGCCGCGGCCTATGCCGGGTACCACATCCCCGGCTCCCTGAACATCGGCTTCGAGCCCAGCCTGGCCAACTGGGTGGGCATGACCGTGGAGCCGGACGCGGACATCCTCCTGGTGGTGGACACCCGCGACGACTACGAACGCATGCGCGTGGAACTGCACCGTATCGGCTACGACAACATCCTCGGCTATCTGTCCGGCGGCATCCAGGCCTGGGTCTACAGCGGGCGCGCGGTGGATTCCCTGGCCATCGACTCGGCCCAGGTCCTGCAGAACATCCAGGACGAGGGCAAGGAGATCAGCCTGATCGACGTGCGCACCCCGGTGGAATGGGAAGGCGGCCGGATTCCCGGAGCCAAGCACATTCCGCTCGTCGACATCCTGGACGGCAAGTTCGACCTGGACGAGAACGCCCATCACCTGATCTACTGCGCGGCGGGCTACCGCGCGAACATCGCCGCATCCTATTTGCAGAAGCACGGCTACTGGGACGTCCGCAGCCTGGCGGGCGGCTACCTCGCCTGGAGCCGGGCAGGCTTCAAGACGGAAAAATAA
- the nifJ gene encoding pyruvate:ferredoxin (flavodoxin) oxidoreductase has product MPKKTMKTMDGNTAAAHVAYAMSETAAIYPITPSTPMGEIADEWAAHGRKNIFGQTVQIRQMQSEAGAAGAVHGSLAGGALTTTFTASQGLLLMIPNMYKISGELLPGVFHVSARAVAAHALSIFGDHQDVMACRQTGFAMLFSNSVQEVMDLSLVAHLSTVEASVPFLSAFDGFRTSHEIQKIAVIDYEDMLPLLNMDKVAEFRKRAMNPEHPDVRGTAQNPDIYFQGREATNAYYEAIPDIVTNAMKQVGKITGRRYKLFDYVGHPKADRIIIAMGSGCETIEETVNYLNANGKKVGLVKVRLFRPFSIKHLMAAIPKTVKKIAVLDRTKEPGSLGDPLYLDICAAYAGKSNAPVIVGGRYGLGSKDFTPAQVESIYNSLSRPKNGFTVGILDDVTNTSLFDCDCVDTAPEGTVQCKFWGLGSDGTVGANKQAIKIIGDNTNLYAQGYFAYDSKKSGGITISHLRFGKKPIQSTYLVQNADYIACHNPSYVNLYDVLEGIKDGGTFVLNCSWTAEEMDKKLPAAMRRTIAEKGLKFYTVDAVKIAGEVGLGGRINMVMQTAFFKLADVIPFKKAVALLKDGIEKAYGKKGPKIVDMNNAAVDAATGAIVEIPVPESWKSLKDDKAPSRREPDYVKNVMRPVLAQKGDSLPVSAFSHDGTMPAATSKFEKRGVAILVPEWIKENCIQCNQCAFVCPHSALRAVLATDDEMKTAPATFETIDAVGKDVKGMHFRLQVNSLDCLGCGNCADICPAKEKALVMKPIATQTEVQVPNFDFSDTVTYKDAFGRDTVKGSQFRKSLMEFSGACAGCGETPYVKVITQLFGERMVIANATGCSSIWGASAPTAPYCVNPDGHGPAWGNSLFEDAAEFGYGIEMATDQRRTHLAQLCQEAAKAETGALKTKLNKWAKVMNDPEESKLAGEAIRKALKGTRKKALKEILDMSDLFTKQSIWIFGGDGWAYDIGYGGLDHVLASGKDINVLVLDTEVYSNTGGQSSKATPLGSIAKFAAAGKTTNKKDLGRMAMTYGYVYVASVSMGANKQQFLKAIKEAEAYPGPSLIIAYAPCINQGIKKGMGKTQLEQKLAVDSGYWPLYRYNPLLADEGKNPFILESKAPDGTLQEFLSGENRYAMLERFYPEFSKEYRAEIENTYNKRYETLKHMAGEDCKE; this is encoded by the coding sequence ATGCCCAAGAAGACCATGAAAACGATGGACGGCAATACCGCTGCCGCGCACGTGGCCTACGCCATGAGCGAGACGGCCGCCATCTACCCCATCACCCCGTCCACGCCCATGGGCGAGATCGCCGACGAATGGGCGGCCCATGGACGCAAGAACATTTTCGGCCAGACCGTGCAGATCCGCCAGATGCAGTCCGAAGCGGGCGCGGCGGGCGCGGTCCACGGCTCCCTGGCCGGAGGCGCGCTGACCACCACCTTCACCGCCTCCCAGGGACTGCTTTTGATGATCCCGAACATGTACAAGATTTCCGGCGAACTGCTGCCCGGCGTCTTCCATGTGTCCGCGCGCGCCGTGGCGGCCCACGCCCTGTCCATCTTCGGTGACCACCAGGACGTCATGGCCTGCCGCCAGACCGGCTTCGCCATGCTCTTCTCCAACTCCGTCCAGGAGGTCATGGACCTCTCCCTGGTGGCCCACCTCTCCACTGTCGAGGCATCCGTCCCGTTCCTGTCCGCATTCGACGGCTTCCGCACCTCTCATGAGATTCAAAAAATCGCGGTCATCGACTACGAGGATATGTTGCCCCTGCTGAACATGGACAAGGTCGCCGAATTCCGCAAACGGGCCATGAACCCCGAGCACCCGGACGTTCGCGGCACCGCCCAGAACCCGGACATCTACTTCCAGGGCCGCGAGGCGACCAATGCCTATTACGAGGCCATCCCGGACATCGTCACCAACGCCATGAAGCAGGTCGGCAAGATCACCGGCCGCCGCTACAAGCTGTTCGACTACGTGGGCCATCCCAAGGCGGACCGCATCATCATCGCCATGGGCTCCGGCTGCGAGACCATCGAGGAGACCGTCAACTACCTCAACGCCAACGGCAAGAAGGTCGGCCTGGTCAAAGTCCGCCTGTTCAGGCCCTTCTCGATCAAGCACCTCATGGCCGCCATCCCCAAGACCGTGAAGAAGATCGCGGTCCTCGACCGCACCAAGGAGCCCGGCTCCCTGGGCGATCCCCTGTACCTCGACATCTGCGCCGCCTACGCGGGCAAGAGCAACGCCCCGGTCATCGTGGGCGGCCGCTACGGCCTGGGTTCCAAGGACTTCACCCCGGCCCAGGTCGAATCCATCTACAACTCCCTGTCCAGGCCCAAGAACGGCTTCACCGTGGGCATCCTGGACGACGTCACCAACACCTCGCTGTTCGACTGCGACTGCGTGGACACCGCCCCCGAAGGCACGGTCCAGTGCAAGTTCTGGGGGTTGGGCTCCGATGGCACCGTGGGCGCGAACAAACAGGCCATCAAGATCATCGGCGACAACACCAACCTCTACGCCCAGGGCTACTTCGCCTATGACTCCAAGAAGTCGGGCGGCATCACCATCTCGCATCTGCGCTTCGGCAAGAAGCCCATCCAGTCCACCTACCTGGTCCAGAACGCGGACTATATCGCCTGCCACAATCCGAGCTACGTCAACCTCTACGACGTGCTCGAAGGCATCAAGGACGGCGGTACCTTCGTGCTCAACTGTTCCTGGACCGCCGAGGAGATGGACAAGAAACTGCCCGCCGCCATGCGTAGGACCATCGCCGAGAAGGGGTTGAAGTTCTACACCGTGGACGCGGTCAAGATCGCGGGCGAGGTCGGCCTGGGCGGCCGCATCAACATGGTCATGCAGACCGCCTTCTTCAAGCTGGCCGACGTCATCCCGTTCAAGAAGGCCGTGGCCCTGCTCAAGGACGGCATCGAAAAGGCATACGGCAAGAAGGGCCCGAAGATCGTGGACATGAACAACGCGGCCGTGGACGCGGCCACCGGCGCCATCGTCGAGATCCCGGTGCCCGAGTCCTGGAAGAGTCTCAAGGACGACAAGGCCCCCAGCCGCCGCGAGCCGGACTACGTCAAGAACGTCATGCGCCCGGTCCTGGCCCAGAAGGGCGACTCCCTGCCCGTCTCGGCCTTCTCCCACGACGGCACCATGCCCGCCGCCACCTCCAAATTCGAGAAGCGCGGCGTGGCCATCTTGGTCCCCGAATGGATCAAGGAAAACTGCATCCAGTGCAACCAGTGCGCCTTTGTCTGCCCGCACTCCGCCCTGCGCGCCGTGCTGGCCACCGACGACGAGATGAAGACGGCCCCGGCCACCTTCGAGACCATCGACGCGGTGGGCAAGGACGTCAAGGGCATGCACTTCCGCCTCCAGGTCAACTCCCTGGACTGCCTGGGGTGCGGCAACTGCGCCGACATTTGCCCGGCCAAGGAAAAGGCCCTGGTCATGAAGCCCATCGCCACCCAGACCGAGGTCCAGGTGCCCAACTTCGACTTCTCGGACACCGTCACCTACAAGGACGCCTTCGGCCGCGACACGGTCAAGGGCTCCCAGTTCCGCAAATCCCTGATGGAGTTCTCCGGCGCCTGCGCGGGCTGCGGCGAGACCCCGTACGTCAAGGTCATCACCCAGCTCTTCGGTGAGCGCATGGTCATCGCCAACGCCACCGGCTGTTCGTCCATCTGGGGCGCTTCCGCTCCCACCGCGCCGTACTGCGTCAATCCCGACGGCCATGGCCCGGCCTGGGGCAACTCCCTGTTCGAGGACGCCGCCGAATTCGGCTACGGCATCGAGATGGCCACGGACCAGCGCCGCACCCACCTGGCCCAGCTCTGCCAGGAGGCCGCCAAGGCCGAAACCGGCGCGCTCAAGACCAAGCTGAACAAGTGGGCCAAGGTCATGAACGATCCCGAAGAGTCCAAGCTTGCCGGCGAGGCCATCAGGAAGGCACTCAAAGGCACGCGCAAGAAGGCTCTCAAGGAAATCCTGGACATGTCCGACCTGTTCACCAAGCAGTCCATCTGGATCTTCGGCGGCGACGGTTGGGCCTACGACATCGGCTACGGCGGACTGGACCACGTGCTCGCTTCCGGCAAGGACATCAACGTCCTGGTCCTGGACACCGAGGTCTACTCCAACACCGGCGGCCAGTCCTCCAAGGCCACCCCGCTCGGCTCCATCGCCAAGTTCGCGGCGGCCGGCAAGACGACCAACAAGAAGGACCTGGGCCGCATGGCCATGACCTACGGCTACGTCTACGTGGCCTCCGTGTCCATGGGCGCCAACAAGCAGCAGTTCCTCAAGGCCATCAAGGAGGCCGAGGCCTACCCCGGCCCGTCCCTGATCATCGCCTACGCTCCGTGCATCAACCAGGGCATCAAGAAGGGCATGGGCAAGACCCAGCTGGAACAGAAGCTGGCCGTGGATTCCGGCTACTGGCCGCTCTACCGCTACAACCCGCTGCTGGCCGACGAGGGCAAGAACCCGTTCATCCTGGAATCCAAGGCGCCCGACGGCACCCTCCAGGAGTTCCTGTCCGGCGAAAACCGCTACGCCATGCTCGAGCGCTTCTACCCCGAGTTCTCCAAGGAATACCGGGCCGAAATCGAGAACACCTATAACAAGCGCTACGAAACCCTCAAGCACATGGCGGGCGAAGACTGCAAGGAATAA
- a CDS encoding MTH1187 family thiamine-binding protein has protein sequence MSCVATFSLFPLERPDQGSFAPYVARTIEIVRESGLAHELGPMGTVLEGDLADIMRTIKQCHDDMRKECGRVYLTLAVDSREGESGRMRGKVDSVGELLK, from the coding sequence ATGAGCTGTGTAGCCACCTTCAGCCTCTTTCCCCTGGAGCGGCCGGACCAGGGCTCGTTCGCGCCCTATGTGGCCCGGACCATCGAGATCGTCCGGGAATCCGGCCTGGCCCATGAACTCGGCCCCATGGGCACCGTGCTGGAAGGCGACCTCGCCGACATAATGCGGACCATCAAGCAATGCCACGACGACATGCGCAAGGAATGCGGCCGGGTCTACCTGACCCTGGCCGTGGACTCCCGGGAAGGCGAATCCGGGCGCATGCGCGGCAAGGTGGACAGCGTCGGGGAGTTGCTGAAATGA
- the thiM gene encoding hydroxyethylthiazole kinase, with translation MSAPETLIQTIWRDIRAVREKAPLIVNITNYVVTNNTANSLLALGASPAMSHVAEDLPGLVNLAGALVVNIGTLADDYVVGMHAAMARANDMGMPIVLDPVAAGVNALRTDISRKFLEKYHPAILRGNASEIMAVAGEDGKPKGVDTFMGVDEAKGAAKALNERYGCVVLVSGETDLVVGKNRETRLAGGSAMMPRVTGLGCTCTALAGAFAAIQPDFFQAAVDTAAVMNMAGEQAAEVSPGPGSLQMHFHDALYLLDEDTVRARLKVVAE, from the coding sequence ATGAGCGCTCCCGAGACGTTGATCCAAACCATCTGGCGGGACATCCGGGCGGTCCGCGAAAAAGCCCCGCTCATCGTCAACATCACCAACTACGTGGTCACCAACAACACGGCCAACTCCCTGCTCGCCCTGGGGGCGTCGCCCGCCATGAGCCATGTGGCAGAGGACCTGCCCGGCCTGGTCAACCTGGCCGGGGCCCTGGTGGTCAACATCGGCACCCTGGCCGACGACTACGTGGTCGGCATGCACGCGGCCATGGCCCGGGCCAACGACATGGGCATGCCCATCGTGCTCGACCCGGTGGCCGCCGGGGTGAACGCCCTGCGCACCGACATCTCCCGTAAATTCCTGGAAAAGTACCACCCCGCCATCCTCCGTGGAAACGCCTCGGAGATCATGGCCGTGGCCGGGGAGGACGGCAAGCCCAAGGGCGTGGACACCTTCATGGGCGTGGACGAGGCAAAAGGCGCGGCCAAGGCCCTGAACGAGCGCTACGGCTGCGTGGTCCTGGTCAGCGGCGAGACCGATCTGGTGGTCGGCAAGAACCGCGAGACGCGGTTGGCCGGAGGGTCGGCCATGATGCCGCGCGTGACCGGGCTCGGCTGCACCTGCACCGCCCTGGCCGGGGCGTTCGCCGCCATACAGCCCGACTTTTTCCAGGCCGCCGTGGACACCGCGGCGGTCATGAACATGGCCGGGGAGCAGGCAGCCGAGGTTTCGCCCGGCCCGGGCAGCCTCCAGATGCATTTTCACGACGCGCTCTACCTCCTGGACGAGGACACGGTGCGCGCCCGGCTCAAGGTGGTGGCGGAATGA
- the thiE gene encoding thiamine phosphate synthase, producing the protein MNPQDLLVYLVTDRSLCLGRSLEEVVARAAEGGCTMVQLREKEADTGEFVALARALHKLLKPLSIPLLINDRVDVALAAGVEGVHVGQSDMLPEDVRRLMGPDAIVGLSVETEAELLDAQNRPVDYIGIGPVYPTQTKKDVKGSPWGPDGLRRAVELSSLPLVAIGGVQRDNVKDVAGSGVAGIAVVSAICSAPSPTEATRELVRTMKEGAR; encoded by the coding sequence ATGAATCCTCAAGATTTGCTCGTCTATCTCGTGACCGACCGCAGCCTCTGCCTGGGCCGGTCCCTGGAAGAGGTCGTGGCCCGGGCCGCCGAGGGCGGCTGCACCATGGTCCAGCTGCGCGAAAAGGAGGCCGACACCGGCGAATTCGTGGCCCTCGCCCGCGCCCTGCACAAGCTGCTCAAGCCCCTGTCCATCCCCCTGCTGATCAACGACCGCGTGGACGTGGCCCTGGCCGCCGGGGTCGAGGGCGTGCACGTGGGTCAGTCCGACATGCTCCCCGAAGACGTCCGCAGACTCATGGGCCCGGACGCCATCGTCGGCCTGTCCGTGGAGACCGAGGCCGAACTCCTGGACGCCCAAAACCGCCCGGTGGACTACATAGGCATCGGCCCGGTCTACCCCACCCAGACCAAGAAGGACGTCAAGGGATCGCCCTGGGGCCCGGACGGACTCAGGCGCGCCGTGGAATTGTCCTCCCTCCCGCTGGTGGCCATCGGCGGCGTGCAGCGCGACAACGTAAAGGATGTGGCCGGTTCGGGTGTGGCGGGCATCGCCGTGGTCTCGGCCATCTGCTCCGCCCCCTCCCCGACCGAGGCGACGCGGGAGCTGGTCCGCACCATGAAGGAAGGGGCGCGGTAG